In Bufo gargarizans isolate SCDJY-AF-19 chromosome 5, ASM1485885v1, whole genome shotgun sequence, the following are encoded in one genomic region:
- the CFAP20 gene encoding cilia- and flagella-associated protein 20 produces MFKNTFQSGFLSILYSIGSKPLQIWDKKVRNGHIKRITDNDIQSLVLEVEGTNVSTTYITCPADPKKTLGIKLPFLVMIIKNLKKYFTFEVQVLDDKNVRRRFRASNYQSTTRVKPFICTMPMRLDDGWNQIQFNLSDFTRRAYGTNYIETLRVQIHANCRIRRVYFSDRLYSEDELPAEFKLYLPVQNKAKQ; encoded by the exons atgttcaagaACACCTTCCAGTCCGGCTTCCTGTCCATCCTGTACAGCATCGGCAGCAAGCCGCTCCAGATCTGGGACAAGAAG GTGCGGAATGGTCACATCAAGAGGATAACTGACAATGACATCCAGTCCCTGGTGCTCGAGGTGGAGGGAACCAATGTCAG CACCACATATATCACGTGCCCAGCTGACCCCAAAAAAACCCTGGGCATCAAGTTGCCCTTCCTGGTCATGATCATCAAGAACCTCAAGAAATACTTCACTTTTGAAGTGCAG GTGCTGGATGATAAGAATGTGCGGCGGAGGTTTCGGGCAAGTAACTACCAGAGCACGACGCGAGTGAAGCCTTTTATCTGCACCATGCCCATGAGATTAGATGATGGCTGGAACCAGATTCAGTTTAACCTTTCAGACTTCACCCGCCGGGCGTACGGCACAAATTATATTGAAACCCTTCGAGTACAG ATTCACGCAAACTGCAGAATTCGACGAGTTTATTTCTCAGATCGTCTGTATTCTGAAGATGAGCTCCCTGCAGAGTTTAAGCTGTACCTACCTGTGCAGAACAAGGCAAAA CAGTGA